TCACGCTGGCGTTTGCAATCCTGAACGTGCTGTTTACGACGCTGATCGGGTTCGGTCAGGCGCTCGTACTCGATAAGGACTTCCGAGGGCGGCGCTGGGTCCGGGTCGCGGTCATCATCCCGTGGGCGGTGCCGATCGTCGTCCAGGGGATGATCTTCTACCTGATGTTCCAGCCGACCGTCGGCTTCGGTGCCGACCTGATGAACGGCCTCGGCCTGTTCAGCGCCAATCCGCTCGCGAGCAGCCGGGACTCGTTTTTCATCATCCTGATCGCAGACGTCTGGAAGACCTCGGCGTTCATGGCGCTGCTCATCCTGGCGGGCCTCCAGAGCGTCGATCGGAGCCTCTATGACGTCGCGAAGGTCTCGGGGGCCTCGGCGTGGCAGCGATTCAAACTCATTACCTTCCCGCTCGTCCTTCCGGCGCTGCTGGTCGCGATGCTGTTTCGGACCATGGACGCGATGCGGGTCTACGGGCTGATCGAATCGACCGCGGGCTGTACGACCGTTCCCTCGATGACCTGTATGGTCATCGAAGGGATGTTCGGCGGGACGCGAATCTACGGCACCGCAGCGGCGGTGGCGTTCATGACGGCGGTGATCATCGGGGTGTTCATCTCGGTCTACATCGTCAAATTCCGGGACACGGACGGAGGTGTTTACTGATGGCAACTGAAACGGAGACGAGGACACGGACGGAAGGCGAACAGGACGACGACGCGGGGCCGTTCAAGCGATGGGTTTCGGGGTCGATCTCGCAGCCCGGACGGGCCTACCGGCCGATGTTCTGGCTCGTGACGATCTTCTTCCTCGTTACGACGCTGTTTCCCTTCTACTGGCTGTTGATGGTGGCGCTGACGCCCGAGGGCCAGCTCCAGGACGTGCTGTTTACGCCCAACGGCTTCAACCCCGGCGTGTTCGTTGAGATCTTCCAGATCCTGCCGTTTCACCGCTACATGTTCAACAGCTTCGTGATCGCGACGGTGACGACCGCCTTCGTCCTCGTGGTGGCGAGCCTCGCGGGGTACGTCTTCGGGCGGCTGCGCTTTCCGGGGAAGAGCCCGCTCATGTTACTGGTCTTGCTGGTGTCGTTTTTCCCGCCGGCGGCGTTTTTCATCCCGCTGAACGACCTGTTCAACGCGAACATCGACATCCTCGAACCGGTCCTCTCGAACGGGAGTCTCTACAACACGCCCTACGCGCTGGTCATCCCGATGTCGGCGCTGTTCATGCCGCTTGCGATCTTCATTCTCACGACCTTCTACAGCCAGATCCCTGACGGGCTCGAAGACGCCGCCCGAGTCGAGGGAACCACCCGACTCGGCGCGCTGTTTCGGGTGATCATCCCGCTCTCGGCGCCGGGCGTCGCCACCGCGGGCGTGCTGACCTTCATCGGCGTCTACAACGAGTTCTTCTTCTCGTTTCTGATGACCGACGGACAGCCCCAGAACTGGGCCCCGGTCCTGCAGGGGATCCTCGGGTTCCAGGGACAGTACCAGACGCTGTACAACGCGATGGCCGCGGCGTCGATCGTCGCGGTGTTGCCGATGGCGATCCTCGTGGTCGTCGCACAGGAGAAGATCGTTAGCGGACTCACTGCGGGCGGACTCAAGGAGTAACCCATGGCAAACGTAACACTCGACGGAGTCACGAAACGGTACGAGGACGTAACGGCAGTCGATGACATGAACATGGAGATCGGGGACGGGGAGTTCGTCACCTTCGTTGGTCCCTCCGGCTGTGGGAAGTCGACCACGATGGAGACGATCGCCGGGTTGACTAAGCCCACCGAGGGCCATGTCTACATCGGCGAGCGCGACGTAACCAACCTCCCGCCCAAGGACAGGGGGATCGCGATGGTGTTCCAGAACATCGCCCTGTTTCCCCATATGGACGTCTACGACAACATCAGCTTCGGGCTGCGGATCCGCAACCACGAGAAATCCGACATCGATCGGCGCGTCGAGGAGGCCGCCGAGATCGTCCAGCTCGACGGGATGATGCACCGGATGCCCGAGGAGATGTCCGGCGGCCAGCGCCAGCGCGTCGCGATCGCCCGTGCGCTCGTCCGGGAGCCCGACGTGTTCCTGATGGACGAGCCACTCGCGAACCTCGACGCCAAGCTCCGTGTGCACATGCGCACGGAGCTCCAGCGACTCCACCGCCGGCTCGACACCACGATCATCTACGTCACTCACGACCAGGCAGAAGCGATGACGATGTCCGACCGGATCGCGGTGATCAACGCCGGGAAGCTCCAGCAGATCGCCCCGCCGCTGACCTGTTATAACGAACCGGCAAACCGCTTCGTCGCGGGTTTTATCGGGTCGCCCTCGATGAACTTCGTCGACGCCGAGGTCACCAACGACGGGCTCGAAAGCGAGAACTTCACCATCGAGTTCGATCCCTCAACGACTGACGGACTCGCCCCCGGCGATCGCGTAACCGTCGGCGTCAGACCCGAGGACGTCTACCTCGAACGTACCGCCGACGGCGTCGAACATCCCACGGGGCTGATCGACGCCCGAACCGACGTTCTCGAACCGATGGGCAACGAGGTGTTCGTCTACCTCGTCACTGGCGACGACACCGAGACCAGCATGGAAATCGAGGGCGGCGCCACGACCGACGACCAACTGCTGATGAGCGTCGATCCCGACACTCGAATCGACGTCGACGAGGACGTCGAAGTCGTCCTCGACCGCTCGCGGATCCACCTCTTCGACTACGAAACCGGCGATGCGCTGCGCCACGGGCTCGTCGATATCGCCAGCGCCGGCTCGGGGACACCCGAACGCGGCGTCGGCGACAGCGACTGAGCGGCTTTATAGTCAGCATAACAATACGTCCACGATCCGAGTTCCGGATGTAGTCTCATCCGACGAACGACACATGAAACGGACGACACGATCATGAACGAAAGGGTAATCCCATGAGTTTCGCTAGTTCCTCCAATGAACGATCCACGAGACGTTAAGATCGGGGTCATCGGCCTCGGAAACATCGGTCGCTACCACGCCGACCGACTGCGTAGCTACGGGGCGGAGATCGTGGGCGGGATGGACGTGCTTCCGGAGGCTCGCGAACGCTTCGGCCGGGATTACGGCGTGGCGATCTACGAGGACCACGAGGAACTCTATTCGGTCGCGGACGCGATCATCGTCACCACGCCCAACAAGTTCCACGAGGAATACGCCGTCTCCGCGCTCGAAGCGGGACTGGACGTCTTGCTCGAAAAACCCCTCGCACACTCCGTCGAGAGCGCAGAGCGGATCGCGGCGGCCGCCCAGTCCTCCGAGGGGTTCTGTATGGTCGGCTTCCACAATCGCTATCTCCCCTCCATCGAGGTGTTGACGACCGAACGCGACCGGGGACGGTTCGGCGACCTCTCGCATGTCGAAGCCAACTACATCCGCAGGCGCGGGATCCCCGGGCGCGGCTCGTGGTTCACCTCCCGGGAGATCGCCGGTGGCGGCGCGCTGATCGACATCGGCGTCCACGCGCTGGACCTCGCGCTGTACGTGCTGGATTTCCCTGAAATCGCGGAGGTTTCGGGCGTTGCACGCTCGGAGTTCGGTACCCGTGAGGACTACACCTACCTCCAGATGTGGGGCGACGACGCGGGCCACGAGCGCTTCGACGTCGAGGACTCGGTCAGCGCGTTCATCCGCTGTGTCGACGGTCAGACCATCTCGCTCGAGGTCGCGTGGGCGGCCAACCGTCCGACCGACAACGAGTTCGTCGTCCGTGGTAGCGACGCTGGCGCGCGCTTCGACCGGGCCAGCGGCGACATGACCATCTACGAGACCAGCGCCGACGGCTCGCCACACTTCAACGACACGCAGGTCAAAACCCGCGAGCGAGACGCCCACGCCGCCGAACAGGAGACGTTCCTGCAGGCGGTCGCCGCAGGCGAACCGCCCGAACGGAACACCGTCGAACAGGGGCTGCTCGTCCAGCGAGTGATCGACGCGATCTACCGTTCGAGCGAGAAAGGGCGGACGATCACGTTCGACGAGCGGCCGCTCGTGGCCGAATAATCACCGGGGTTTAAAAAGAAACGTTACCACACCTGTGGACACACGTTTTACTTGTCGATGTTTATCTCGACATCGGCATCTCCAGAGACATCTACATCAATATCTACATCATCAGTTTCCTCTCGCTCTTTCAGAGCATCATATATCGCCTGCGCTATGACCTGCGATCCAACCATAAAGACGAATTCAAGAATAACCCCTGCCTCGCCGGAGCCCGTCCCACTCCCACGAACCTGTATTGGTTCAACTTGTGACTTGATTTGATCGCGTATCTCGTGTGCGTCTTTGAGCGACGCCGTATCCATATCTACGTTCCAGGTTACTTCAGGCATACAGAATAGCATACTCGTATCCTGAAATAAGTATGCCTGAGAAAGGAGCCAGGGGGCTACTCTCTGTCGCCCGAGGGGGCGACAATCCTGAGAAAATATGGGGTGGAGCTATTCATCATCCACCTATCGTCCTTGGGGCCTCTATAGCGCCTCAGGTGAGCGCCCCTGGCCCTTGGGCCTCCGTCCAATGGGACAATGAGCCTGTGTCTCCCACCCTGAGTCGTCTTCATAGTCACAATGATAGTGTCATCGTTGCGCTCAACTCCTGTGACTACTGGCGTAGCTTGAGACAAATGACTCACCTCGACGACGTCGCCTTCCTCTACCTCCAGCATGTCGCTGAACTCTCCTCGTCGCTCGACACATGACTTGAGCTCGTCGAAGTCGACATCCTTCGGGCCGACGAGCCTTTGCTCGTCAGTCAGTGCTTCGAGCAACTCGCCCTTCGTCATCTTCGATCGACCCTCGACACTTTGCGACTTTGCGACTTCGTACAATTCATCGCGAGTCTTCACTTTGAGATTTTGTGCGCTCATCTTTTTTGGGACCTCTTTTCCATTCATTCATTTAGTCTGACACACAATAAGTGTCACTCTTTCAATACGAAAAGTGCCTGCAGCCGGTGGTGGTGGAGCCATCCTGTGCTTTACTGTTCCACTCACAGACTCGCTCTCGTGACACTTGTATACAGAACTGCCTCCGACTCGAGCCTTTTGTTTCATCCGCCCACCTCGCAAAACGAAATCAATCCCACGGCAGAGTGCCGAAACCGAAAATTCTCGCAGCCCTGAAGTTCAAGCCTTAGTCAACAGTTGACGCTCCACCGACAAAACCACTTACAAATAACGAAACAGACTCACAAACCGTTCTCGTCTCTAATTTTCTGCCTGACGAATTCAGGAAGGTTATGATGACCTCGTCCGTGCAATTCCGGCATTGTTTCACCTGATGTATCGATGTGATCAGGCAAGTCACCATCATGCAGAAGACCAAAATGCACCGAAAGTCGATACCCTGCGTCGAATTCCTTACCACACTCCGGGCAATTCATCGAGTCACTTCACGATTGTCGACGATCGCCTCCTCCTGAAGCCCGTGAGCACAATCTGAACAACAATTGACTTCGAAATGGCGGTAGTCTTCGAGACTTCCCTTCACGATGACGCTAGCGCGCCGATTACATTTCGGGTTCTCACAATTCCCGAGAAGCTCCGTGTGCTTCACATCGTAAACTGAACATTGAAAAACGGTTTCGTCTAGCATATGATATATATAGTTTGAAATGTGATAAAGGTTAACATTTATTGTGATACAGTCCATATTATGATATGCAGTACAATAGGTACCATCGCCCCCTTCCCTGTTTGGGGATAAAAACAGGAGAGCTGTTCAGTGAGTTTTCTGACACATCGAGCGGGTGGAAATCCCGCTTCACTCATTCCTCGCTAGAGCCGCGCTCATCGTGAGAATGCTCGATACAGATTCGCGATTGTCGACAGAATAGTCGACCATCATCATGTTTAACTCAGTCCGTTGATCGATTTTTTCCGCAGCTCCCGAGAGTACATTCGGCGTCGGAACGAAACGAGTAATCTTGAATTCCGTAACCGGGTTGTCATTCATATTATCAAAGCAGTGCTGACGACAGTCATCGCAAAGTTCGCCTCTGAGAGCGCGATATTCGCTCCCGAACGATCCTTCGATGAACTGACTACACATTGGCGGGAGTAGCACCTGATAATTTCCTTCGTCTTCACATCGTGCGCAAATCATTGTCCAACCTCCGTGACTTTTGCAGCTCGTTCTTCGAGGAATTCGACGTCGACATCTTCGTAATTGAAAATGAGCGGCTCATCACATTCCTCAACT
The DNA window shown above is from Halalkalicoccus jeotgali B3 and carries:
- a CDS encoding carbohydrate ABC transporter permease translates to MATDTRNRGRLAPVVDWMENLSEAAYAYLLLLPAFGLLTLIAFYPLISTFWMSLLEDQTRGAETLGGFVGLDNYIGILTGDARLARQFLDIQFTGSFPFFELGVGFFQQALFVTLAFAILNVLFTTLIGFGQALVLDKDFRGRRWVRVAVIIPWAVPIVVQGMIFYLMFQPTVGFGADLMNGLGLFSANPLASSRDSFFIILIADVWKTSAFMALLILAGLQSVDRSLYDVAKVSGASAWQRFKLITFPLVLPALLVAMLFRTMDAMRVYGLIESTAGCTTVPSMTCMVIEGMFGGTRIYGTAAAVAFMTAVIIGVFISVYIVKFRDTDGGVY
- a CDS encoding Rho termination factor N-terminal domain-containing protein, yielding MNGKEVPKKMSAQNLKVKTRDELYEVAKSQSVEGRSKMTKGELLEALTDEQRLVGPKDVDFDELKSCVERRGEFSDMLEVEEGDVVEVSHLSQATPVVTGVERNDDTIIVTMKTTQGGRHRLIVPLDGGPRARGAHLRRYRGPKDDRWMMNSSTPYFLRIVAPSGDRE
- a CDS encoding Gfo/Idh/MocA family protein, whose translation is MNDPRDVKIGVIGLGNIGRYHADRLRSYGAEIVGGMDVLPEARERFGRDYGVAIYEDHEELYSVADAIIVTTPNKFHEEYAVSALEAGLDVLLEKPLAHSVESAERIAAAAQSSEGFCMVGFHNRYLPSIEVLTTERDRGRFGDLSHVEANYIRRRGIPGRGSWFTSREIAGGGALIDIGVHALDLALYVLDFPEIAEVSGVARSEFGTREDYTYLQMWGDDAGHERFDVEDSVSAFIRCVDGQTISLEVAWAANRPTDNEFVVRGSDAGARFDRASGDMTIYETSADGSPHFNDTQVKTRERDAHAAEQETFLQAVAAGEPPERNTVEQGLLVQRVIDAIYRSSEKGRTITFDERPLVAE
- a CDS encoding ABC transporter ATP-binding protein; amino-acid sequence: MANVTLDGVTKRYEDVTAVDDMNMEIGDGEFVTFVGPSGCGKSTTMETIAGLTKPTEGHVYIGERDVTNLPPKDRGIAMVFQNIALFPHMDVYDNISFGLRIRNHEKSDIDRRVEEAAEIVQLDGMMHRMPEEMSGGQRQRVAIARALVREPDVFLMDEPLANLDAKLRVHMRTELQRLHRRLDTTIIYVTHDQAEAMTMSDRIAVINAGKLQQIAPPLTCYNEPANRFVAGFIGSPSMNFVDAEVTNDGLESENFTIEFDPSTTDGLAPGDRVTVGVRPEDVYLERTADGVEHPTGLIDARTDVLEPMGNEVFVYLVTGDDTETSMEIEGGATTDDQLLMSVDPDTRIDVDEDVEVVLDRSRIHLFDYETGDALRHGLVDIASAGSGTPERGVGDSD
- a CDS encoding carbohydrate ABC transporter permease; the protein is MATETETRTRTEGEQDDDAGPFKRWVSGSISQPGRAYRPMFWLVTIFFLVTTLFPFYWLLMVALTPEGQLQDVLFTPNGFNPGVFVEIFQILPFHRYMFNSFVIATVTTAFVLVVASLAGYVFGRLRFPGKSPLMLLVLLVSFFPPAAFFIPLNDLFNANIDILEPVLSNGSLYNTPYALVIPMSALFMPLAIFILTTFYSQIPDGLEDAARVEGTTRLGALFRVIIPLSAPGVATAGVLTFIGVYNEFFFSFLMTDGQPQNWAPVLQGILGFQGQYQTLYNAMAAASIVAVLPMAILVVVAQEKIVSGLTAGGLKE